The Syntrophorhabdus sp. DNA segment GCATCCTTCAGGACGCCCCGGACGTTCTGCAGGATCTCCTTCTTCTTCATGGCCGTGATATCGAGCAGTGTGAGCCGGGTTATCTCCTCCTCGCGGAAACCGGTGATCTTGAGAAAACTGGCATTTGCCTCGAGGATCTTCAGTGTCCGGGGATTGAAGAGGAAGACGCCGTCCGAAGAGTGCTTCACGAGGAGACGGTACCGGGCCTCGCTGTCCTCGAGCAGGGCCCGAACGTCTTGAGCGTCGCCCGTCCTGCCCGCGGACCTCCGGACCGCCACGGACCCCTTTGCTTTCTTGCTCTTAACGAGTCTCTCGTTTTTCTTCACGCTATTTCAACACCTTATCTGTGTCGACCGGTTCTGCTCCAGGCAGGCCGTTGTGAATGCGGAAGGCCTTGCGGAGCGCTCGCGCCGGAGTGCCCGTGTCCCCCGCGGCACAGGCACAGGAGGGACCGTCTGTCCACCCGAAGCCAGGGGCCATCTCGTCCTTTACCTGTCCTTCCGGCTTCGGGGTCGGGTCAGCGGCCGCCCCGGCGGTGTTTCACGTGAAACCTTCACGGGTTCTTCTTCAATGCCAGCGCCAGGCTCGCCACCCTCTTCCCCAATTTGCCGGCATTATCGACCGTCTTTTCGTCGGGAACGCCCGTACACGATACACCATAATGGCCCGTGGCATCAAGGGGGTCGCCGACGACGATCATGCCGTAGATGAGCAGGGCCTGGATGATCGACATCATCGTAGTTTCCTTCCCTCCCGAAAGGTCCCCGGATGTGGCAAAAGCCGCCCCGACCTTGTCGCCCATCTTCTTCCGGACGGGAACGAATTTGTCGAAGATCTCCTTCAGCTCCGCCGCCATCGAGCCGAAATATACCGGCGAGCCGGCTATGATCCCGTCCGCGCGCAGGAAATCCTCCTGGCCAACCTCTTTCGTGTCCTTCATCACGCAGGTAACCCCGCTGACGGACTCCACGCCCGCCGCAATGGCCTGGGCAAGTTTCTTTGTGTTTCCCGACCTGGAATGATACAGCACAAGGATCTCCATAGAACCTCCTTCGCAATGTGAATGATCGATGACCATATTCCAATGACCAGGAAACAAGACAAAAACCGGATGTTCAAACCAGAATACACGGAAAGTGATGCCGATGCCCACATTTTCCTTGCTCATTTGTCGTTGCATCGGTCATTGATACATTCGTTATCGTCTCTCGTTTGGTCATCGTGATTTGGTCATTGGTCATTCTTTCTTAACTCGAGGAACCCTTCCCCGTGGGCGCCGTCTCAGGACAGGTCGAAGGCGCTGACGAGCCGTATGGTCGTCCTGTCACCCTCCCATATGAACCTTTCCGCCCTCGGATCCTCTTCTCTGCCGGTCCCGAACCTCCTCAGCGCCTCCTCCTTTACGAGAAGGTACTGGAGCAGAGAGTCAACCTTAAGAGTAACAACTGTCAACCTTCCTGCCGTGAACCCGTACTCGATCGCCGTGAGGCGCGCTCTGCCGAAGCCCAGATCATCCCGCGCGCGTCGGTACACGGCGGTGTCCGGGGTCTCCTTGCGCGTGCCCACGTATTCCATGGATCCCGCCAGGCTTTCGAGCTCTGTTCCCCAGGACAACCCCCCATATCCGTCCGGCTCTCCCTGGAATGCTTCCGCTGACGCGGCGGCAAAGAACACGAAAACGACCAGAGGGATGCACACGGCTGACGCGGTACGTGGTTTTCTCATTCGCCATCACCCTCCACGACGACGCAGATGTCCGGGCAATTCCTGTATTTTTC contains these protein-coding regions:
- a CDS encoding flavodoxin family protein; protein product: MEILVLYHSRSGNTKKLAQAIAAGVESVSGVTCVMKDTKEVGQEDFLRADGIIAGSPVYFGSMAAELKEIFDKFVPVRKKMGDKVGAAFATSGDLSGGKETTMMSIIQALLIYGMIVVGDPLDATGHYGVSCTGVPDEKTVDNAGKLGKRVASLALALKKNP